A single region of the Lotus japonicus ecotype B-129 chromosome 4, LjGifu_v1.2 genome encodes:
- the LOC130716048 gene encoding putative inactive cadmium/zinc-transporting ATPase HMA3 isoform X1, translating into MASQKQEEKKLQKSYFDVLGLCCSSEVPLIESILKPLEGINEVSVIVPSRTLIVVHDSLIISQLQIVKVLNQARLEANVRVYGNEKHQKRWPRPYSIASGLLLLLSFLKYVYSPLKFLALGAVAVGIYPIILKSFASLRNAILDINILMIIAVIGTIAMNDYLEAATIVFLFSIAEWLETRASYKANAVMSSLMNITPQKAVIAETGEVVDADEVKFNTIIAVKAGEVIPIDGVVSDGNCEVDEKNLTGESFPVAKQKDSTVWAGTINLNGYISVKTTALAEDCVVAKMAKLVEDAQNSKTSTQRLIDKFAKFYTPAVVAISTLAAVIPLVLKVHNEKHWLHFALVILVSACPCALVLSTPVATFCAYTKAATSGLLIKGGENLETLAKIKIMAFDKTGTITKGEFVVTSFQSLSKDIDLSTLLYWVSSIESKSSHPLAEAVVDYGKSFSIEPKPEKVTEFENFPGEGICGKIDESVFFIGNKKIATRAGSESVPTLQGEDQRGKTTGYIYSEGSPVGYFSLSDACRSGVQEAIAQLKSLGIKTAMLTGDCESAAMQAQEQLGNALELVHAELLPEDKVKIISGFKTEVPTAMIGDGVNDAPALAKADIGISMGISGSALASETSNIILMSNDIRKVPEAIKLARKSRRKVIENIILSVITKAAIVCLAIAGHPIVWAAVLVDVGTCLLVILNSMLILKKGHKHGGKCCRSSTHKHVHKKGCGGGNSPHHHHHHGHKHKHQHQHLHQHDSHEHCCSDKAKKISQPQKCASKTCSSNSPPRPSSLSLGRSVKHLNISEGHVQCAENDEKEIQQSAQHCHLIHHCENLKDHGIQHKKSGCDSDSKKHGSGEISIDIDGHVHSASKHGCSTLKEETKGSCCGNRSDTYHKWPTEIGCDCEGLNEREVSACCRNVGSLKESLESSIMQHACISLNKR; encoded by the exons TTAAGGTTCTGAATCAAGCAAGGCTAGAAGCAAATGTTAGAGTGTATGGAAATGAAAAGCACCAAAAGAGATGGCCAAGACCATATTCAATTGCTTCTGGATTGCTTCTTTTGCTTTCGTTTCTCAAGTATGTCTACTCTCCATTAAAATTCCTGGCGCTTGGAGCAGTTGCTGTGGGCATATACCCAATCATCTTGAAATCTTTTGCTTCTCTACGAAACGCAATACTTGACATCAACATTCTCATGATCATAGCAG TAATTGGGACAATTGCTATGAATGATTATTTGGAAGCCGCCACCATTGTTTTCCTATTCTCAATTGCAGAATGGCTAGAGACAAGGGCAAGCTACAAG GCAAATGCAGTAATGTCATCATTGATGAACATAACTCCTCAAAAAGCAGTGATAGCTGAAACAGGAGAAGTTGTGGATGCTGATGAGGTGAAATTTAACACCATCATTGCAGTTAAAGCAGGGGAGGTGATACCCATTGATGGGGTTGTTTCAGATGGAAACTGTGAAGTTGATGAAAAAAATTTGACTGGGGAATCATTCCCAGTAGCCAAACAAAAGGATTCTACTGTCTGGGCTGGCACCATCAATTTAAATG GTTATATTAGTGTGAAAACTACTGCATTAGCAGAAGATTGTGTGGTGGCTAAAATGGCAAAGCTTGTGGAAGATGCTCAGAACAGTAAAACCAGCACTCAAAGATTGATTGACAAATTTGCCAAGTTTTATACCCCAG CTGTTGTCGCCATATCAACTCTTGCGGCGGTGATTCCACTAGTGTTGAAAGTACATAATGAGAAGCACTGGCTTCACTTTGCACTGGTGATCTTAGTGAGTGCATGCCCATGTGCACTTGTCCTTTCAACACCAGTTGCAACGTTTTGTGCCTACACTAAAGCAGCTACATCCGGTCTTCTCATCAAAGGGGGTGAAAATCTTGAAACACTGGCAAAAATTAAGATCATGGCTTTTGACAAAACTGGCACTATAACAAAGGGTGAATTTGTGGTGACAAGTTTTCAATCCCTCTCAAAGGACATTGATTTGAGCACGTTGCTTTACTG GGTGTCAAGCATTGAGAGCAAGTCAAGCCATCCATTGGCTGAAGCAGTGGTTGATTATGGAAAGTCTTTCTCTATTGAACCAAAGCCAGAAAAGGTGACtgaatttgaaaattttccTGGAGAAGGAATCTGTGGGAAAATTGATGAGAGTGTTTTTTTCATTGGTAACAAAAAAATTGCCACAAGAGCAGGGTCTGAATCAG TTCCGACGTTACAAGGTGAAGATCAAAGAGGAAAGACCACCGGGTACATATACTCCGAAGGGAGCCCAGTTGGATATTTTTCTCTATCGGATGCTTGTCGATCAGGGGTTCAGGAAGCAATAGCGCAGCTTAAGTCATTGGGAATCAAAACCGCTATGCTCACCGGGGATTGTGAATCAGCCGCAATGCAAGCACAGGAGCAG CTTGGAAATGCTCTGGAGTTAGTCCATGCAGAACTTTTGCCAGAGGACAAGGTGAAAATCATCTCAGGGTTTAAAACTGAAGTCCCAACAGCCATGATTGGAGATGGTGTTAATGACGCACCTGCATTGGCTAAAGCTGATATAGGAATCTCAATGGGAATTTCAGGTTCTGCACTGGCAAGTGAGACAAGCAATATAATTCTCATGTCAAATGATATTAGGAAGGTGCCAGAAGCCATTAAGCTCGCGAGAAAATCTCGGAGGAAAGTGATAGAAAATATCATCTTGTCTGTCATTACGAAGGCTGCGATTGTCTGTTTGGCCATTGCTGGCCATCCAATTGTTTGGGCTGCAGTTCTTGTTGATGTTGGAACATGTCTCTTGGTTATCTTAAACAGCATGTTGATTCTGAAGAAAGGACACAAACATGGAGGAAAATGTTGTAGATCTTCAACTCATAAACATGTCCACAAAAAAGGATGTGGTGGTGGCAATTCccctcatcatcaccatcatcacggGCATAAGCACAAACATCAACATCAGCATCTGCATCAACATGATAGCCATGAGCATTGTTGCTCAGACAAAGCAAAAAAGATATCTCAGCCTCAGAAGTGTGCCTCCAAGACATGCTCCTCTAATAGTCCACCCCGCCCTTCAAGTTTGAGTCTAGGCAGAAGTGTTAAGCATCTTAATATCTCAGAGGGTCATGTCCAATGTGCtgaaaatgatgaaaaagaaaTCCAACAGTCTGCTCAACATTGTCACTTGATCCATCATTGTGAAAATCTGAAAGACCATGGCATTCAGCATAAAAAATCAGGTTGTGATTCTGATTCTAAGAAGCACGGGTCAGGTGAAATATCCATTGACATCGATGGACATGTCCATTCAGCCTCCAAGCATGGCTGTTCAACTTTGAAAGAGGAAACAAAAGGTTCTTGTTGTGGAAACCGCTCGGACACATATCACAAATGGCCTACTGAAATTGGCTGTGACTGTGAGGGTTTAAATGAGAGAGAAGTGAGTGCTTGTTGCAGAAATGTGGGGTCTTTGAAAGAATCTTTGGAATCCTCTATTATGCAGCATGCTTGTATTAGTTTGAACAAGAGATAA
- the LOC130716223 gene encoding uncharacterized protein LOC130716223, whose amino-acid sequence MGACLSLKSSSTFKNVRVVHLNGYVEYFEQPISASQVIDTPEKHFVCTSFQLLSSTPFKGDTQLQLGQVYFMLPYSMFQTEFSPMDLACLAKRLTAIAKTRSCNSDSKKLRSPCRVAVAEKVGVNMMNGGRSPCRLKTWKPVLDTITEKSFHSNRSCESVLYEKN is encoded by the coding sequence ATGGGTGCCTGTTTATCTCTTAAGTCATCTTCCACCTTCAAGAATGTGCGAGTGGTTCATCTCAATGGTTATGTAGAGTATTTTGAGCAACCCATTTCAGCAAGCCAAGTAATTGACACCCCCGAAAAACACTTTGTTTGCACCTCCTTTCAGCTTCTTTCCTCAACACCATTCAAGGGAGATACCCAACTCCAACTTGGGCAAGTGTATTTCATGCTCCCATACTCAATGTTCCAAACTGAGTTTTCCCCTATGGATTTGGCTTGCCTAGCAAAGAGGCTCACTGCAATAGCCAAAACCAGGTCATGTAATTCTGACTCAAAAAAACTCAGGAGTCCTTGCAGAGTCGCCGTGGCTGAGAAAGTTGGTGTGAATATGATGAATGGGGGACGAAGCCCTTGTAGGTTGAAAACATGGAAACCTGTCTTGGACACTATCACAGAAAAGTCATTCCATAGCAATAGGAGTTGTGAATCAGTTTTGTATGAGAAAAATTAA
- the LOC130713221 gene encoding uncharacterized protein LOC130713221 → MADIPEFDMNEEEGEALDLGILGEDPALRQDVWLTARVHARNQVSSQAFKTVISALWKSRNCEEVHQAGVNLFTFKFTSARDKDLVLRSGPWFFNRYALVLQLMNGVVAQPPIPLGGIPFWIQVNNLPPGGFRTEAVARLIARTFAGYIEWDKSEANKYEPLFRVRVWIDSGASVRRGRLLTSPGKAPLKIVFKYEKLKNFCYRCGLLDHILRDCDVEDEGNPLPFGGWLRADPVIRPFYGAGVREVGTKVVDRVCKAREGELREDLGMEGDQLWYKGRARVSRMVLDGSADVQGEGPMVGSQMEGRQPEFSMNNDGVESVTGGNNTVLALGPRKRAGDLSSPLARTGFSPPLKKLNSDFGFGLAETLRCCVTEGQVAFVIYFQSSVLVHDNPVQVYMEGLAVNGFPEERNKRRTWEMISDMKPPDLVPWCCFGDFNDILSPDDKLGGDPPDQSILQERSLIRSQCGLQEVNFSGNRFTWSNKREHLAGTIEERLDYVLVNRAWREAWPVSSVAHLPRYRSDHNPILLCCGSRRSRVEKKRERVFRFEELWLQKEEECTEDVAAVWESSLSNLCEKISGVGTALDGWGRSAFGDIPRKISDARVELQRLQRRIQTAEVVERTRVVERDLDVLLEQEEIMWSQRSRTTWLRHGDRNSRFFHQKASQRRQRNMIECIRDSNGREVVTDEEISIVLSSYFRELFTSSNPSGIDEVVELVANRVTASHTETLVAPFSKDDVEEALFQMHLTKAPGADGLHALFYQKFWRIIGDDVTQFCLQVLQGNIDPCMINQTLLVLISKSAFVPGRLITDNALIAFECFHFMKKIIQSRNGIMTLKLDMSKAYNRVEWSFLEKVMISMGFPLCWAECIRDILSTYERASGQAINHYKSMLSVSRNVPQNCFHELR, encoded by the exons ATGGCTGATATCCCTGAGTTTGATATGAATGAGGAGGAAGGAGAGGCCCTCGATTTGGGAATTCTGGGTGAGGATCCGGCTCTGAGACAAGACGTATGGCTTACAGCAAGGGTTCATGCCAGAAATCAAGTTAGCTCTCAGGCTTTCAAAACTGTCATATCTGCTTTGTGGAAATCACGAAACTGCGAGGAGGTGCACCAGGCAGGAGTGAATCTCTTCACGTTCAAGTTTACCTCTGCTAGGGACAAGGACCTAGTCCTCCGTTCGGGGCCCTGGTTCTTTAACCGGTACGCACTGGTGCTGCAACTGATGAATGGGGTGGTTGCCCAACCACCGATTCCCCTTGGTGGTATCCCTTTCTGGATACAGGTTAACAATCTTCCTCCGGGGGGATTCAGGACAGAGGCGGTGGCACGTCTTATTGCAAGAACCTTTGCAGGATACATAGAGTGGGACAAATCAGAGGCGAACAAGTACGAACCACTCTTCAGGGTCCGGGTGTGGATTGATTCAGGAGCCTCGGTGCGTAGGGGCCGGCTGCTAACTTCCCCAGGGAAAGCGCCTCTGAAGATAGTATTCAAGTATGAGAAGCTCAAGAATTTCTGCTACAGATGTGGTCTTCTTGATCATATTCTGCGTGACTGTGATGTGGAGGACGAAGGAAATCCGCTACCGTTTGGTGGGTGGCTCCGTGCTGACCCGGTCATTCGTCCGTTCTACGGCGCCGGCGTGAGGGAGGTGGGAACGAAGGTGGTGGACAGGGTGTGCAAGGCCAGGGAGGGGGAGCTGCGGGAGGACTTGGGAATGGAGGGGGACCAACTTTGGTACAAGGGGAGGGCTCGGGTGTCAAGGATG GTTCTGGATGGTAGTGCTGATGTGCAAGGTGAAGGGCCCATGGTTGGGTCACAAATGGAAGGAAGGCAACCAGAATTTTCAATGAACAATGATGGTGTTGAAAGTGTCACAGGTGGAAATAATACAGTATTGGCTTTGGGACCTAGAAAGAGGGCTGGTGATTTATCTTCTCCTTTAGCTCGAACGGGTTTTTCTCCACCTCTGAAGAAATTGAACTCTGACTTTGGATTTGGATTGGCGGAGACT CTGAGATGTTGCGTCACAGAGGGGCAGGTGGCCTTTGTAATTTATTTCCAGTCCAGTGTGCTGGTGCACGACAATCCTGTGCAG GTCTATATGGAGGGTCTTGCGGTGAATGGTTTCCCGGAGGAGAGAAACAAGAGGAGGACATGGGAGATGATTAGTGATATGAAACCTCCAGACTTGGTTCCGTGGTGCTGTTTTGGGGACTTTAATGATATTCTTTCTCCTGATGATAAGCTGGGAGGTGATCCTCCTGATCAGAGTATTCTCCAGGAGCGCTCTCTAATTCGTAGCCAGTGTGGGTTACAGGAAGTGAACTTCTCGGGAAACCGCTTTACTTGGTCTAATAAAAGAGAACACCTTGCAGGTACAATTGAGGAGAGACTTGACTATGTGCTGGTTAATAGAGCTTGGCGGGAGGCTTGGCCGGTATCTTCAGTGGCCCACCTACCTCGCTATAGATCTGATCACAATCCGATTCTCCTCTGTTGTGGGAGTAGAAGATCTAGGGTGGAGAAAAAGCGAGAGCGGGTGTTCCGTTTTGAGGAACTCTGGTTGCAAAAGGAGGAGGAATGCACGGAGGACGTGGCAGCGGTGTGGGAGTCATCTTTGAGTAATCTCTGTGAGAAAATTAGTGGTGTGGGCACGGCTTTGGATGGGTGGGGGAGGAGTGCGTTTGGAGACATTCCGAGGAAGATTTCGGATGCTAGAGTTGAGCTCCAACGGCTTCAGAGGAGAATACAGACAGCGGAGGTGGTGGAGAGAACTAGGGTAGTAGAGAGGGATCTTGATGTGTTGCTTGAGCAGGAGGAGATTATGTGGAGTCAGAGATCTAGAACTACTTGGCTTCGACATGGGGACAGAAATTCGAGGTTCTTCCATCAGAAGGCCTCGCAACGAAGGCAGAGGAATATGATTGAGTGCATTCGGGATAGCAATGGGAGGGAGGTGGTGACAGATGAGGAGATTTCAATTGTTTTATCGTCCTATTTCAGAGAACTCTTCACTAGTTCAAATCCGTCCGGGATTGACGAGGTGGTGGAGTTGGTAGCTAACCGTGTGACAGCTTCCCACACAGAGACCCTAGTTGCTCCCTTCTCAAAGGATGATGTGGAGGAGGCCTTATTTCAGATGCACCTGACCAAGGCTCCGGGAGCTGATGGTTTGCATGCGCTCTTTTACCAGAAATTTTGGCGTATCATTGGTGATGATGTGACCCAATTCTGCCTGCAAGTCCTCCAGGGAAACATTGATCCATGTATGATTAATCAAACTTTGTTGGTTCTGATTTCTAAG AGTGCGTTTGTGCCGGGACGTTTAATTACTGATAATGCTTTGATTGCATTCGAGTGTTTTCATTTTATGAAGAAAATAATCCAGAGCCGGAATGGCATTATGACCCTCAAACTGGATATGTCTAAGGCATACAACAGGGTTGAGTGGTCTTTCCTTGAGAAGGTTATGATATCTATGGGCTTCCCACTTTGTTgg GCGGAGTGTATTCGTGACATTCTCTCAACCTATGAGAGAGCTTCTGGGCAAGCTATTAATCATTACAAGTCAATGCTTTCAGTTAGCCGCAATGTGCCACAAAATTGTTTCCATGAGCTGAGATAG
- the LOC130711781 gene encoding glycosyltransferase BC10-like has product MKTEKGWRLGMGDMQILPGSRHRPPLKRPMWILVLVLFVCVFLICAYMYPPQSRSTCYIFSSRGCKGFVDWLPPIPAREYTDEEIAARVVIKDILSAPPNVSKKSKIAFMFLSPGSLPLEKLWDKFFQGHEGKFSVYVHASRTKPVHVSRYFVNRDIRSDQVVWGKISMVDAERRLLANALQDPDNQQFVLLSDSCVPLYHFDYIYNYLMNANISFVDCFKDPGPVGNGRYSDHMLPEIEVKDFRKGAQWFSMKRQHAIIVMADSLYYSKFRTYCQPGFEGRNCIADEHYLPTFFQIVDPGGIANWSVTHVDWSEGKWHPKSYRARDVTPELLKNITSVDVSVHVTSDEKKEVQRWPCLWNGVKRPCYLFARKFTPETLDSLLHLYSNYSTTP; this is encoded by the exons ATGAAGACAGAAAAAGGCTGGCGTCTAGGCATGGGTGATATGCAGATATTGCCTGGGTCTCGCCACCGTCCTCCCTTGAAGAGGCCAATGTGGATTCTTGTCTTGGTGCTATTTGTATGCGTCTTTCTAATATGTGCTTATATGTACCCGCCACAAAGCAGATCAACCTGTTATATCTTCTCTTCTAGAGGGTGCAAGGGTTTTGTTGATTGGCTTCCACCTATTCCTGCAAGAGAATACACAGATGAGGAGATTGCAGCTCGTGTTGTGATTAAGGATATTTTGAGCGCACCGCCAAATGtatcaaaaaaatcaaaaattgcCTTCATGTTTTTGTCACCTGGTTCACTGCCATTGGAAAAATTGTGGGACAAGTTTTTTCAA GGTCATGAAGGGAAGTTCTCAGTTTACGTGCATGCATCCAGAACTAAACCAGTTCATGTGAGCCGTTATTTTGTCAATCGGGATATACGTAGTGACCAG GTGGTGTGGGGGAAAATTTCTATGGTTGATGCCGAGAGACGACTATTGGCTAATGCCCTTCAAGATCCTGACAACCAGCAATTTGTTTTACTTTCTGATAG CTGTGTGCCTCTATATCATTTTGACTATATTTACAACTATCTGATGAATGCAAATATCAGCTTTGTAGACTG CTTTAAGGATCCTGGTCCTGTAGGGAATGGCAGGTATTCAGATCACATGTTACCTGAAATTGAGGTCAAGGACTTCAGAAAGGGTGCTCAG TGGTTTTCTATGAAGCGGCAGCATGCTATTATAGTTATGGCTGATAGCCTTTATTACTCGAAATTTCGGACTTACTGTCAG CCTGGTTTCGAGGGACGGAATTGCATTGCTGATGAGCATTACTTGCCGACCTTCTTCCAG ATCGTTGACCCTGGTGGAATTGCAAATTGGTCCGTAACTCATGTTGACTGGTCTGAGGGAAAATGGCATCCAAAATCATATAGGGCACGGGATGTTACTCCTGAGCTTTTGAAGAACATTACG TCCGTTGATGTTAGTGTGCACGTCACCAGTGATGAGAAG AAAGAAGTGCAGAGATGGCCTTGCTTATGGAATGGGGTTAAGAGGCCATGTTACTTATTTGCTAGGAAATTCACTCCTGAAACACTGGATAGTTTGTTGCATCTATATTCCAATTATTCAACTACACCTTGA
- the LOC130716048 gene encoding putative inactive cadmium/zinc-transporting ATPase HMA3 isoform X2 yields the protein MASQKQEEKKLQKSYFDVLGLCCSSEVPLIESILKPLEGINEVSVIVPSRTLIVVHDSLIISQLQIVKVLNQARLEANVRVYGNEKHQKRWPRPYSIASGLLLLLSFLKYVYSPLKFLALGAVAVGIYPIILKSFASLRNAILDINILMIIAVIGTIAMNDYLEAATIVFLFSIAEWLETRASYKANAVMSSLMNITPQKAVIAETGEVVDADEVKFNTIIAVKAGEVIPIDGVVSDGNCEVDEKNLTGESFPVAKQKDSTVWAGTINLNEDCVVAKMAKLVEDAQNSKTSTQRLIDKFAKFYTPAVVAISTLAAVIPLVLKVHNEKHWLHFALVILVSACPCALVLSTPVATFCAYTKAATSGLLIKGGENLETLAKIKIMAFDKTGTITKGEFVVTSFQSLSKDIDLSTLLYWVSSIESKSSHPLAEAVVDYGKSFSIEPKPEKVTEFENFPGEGICGKIDESVFFIGNKKIATRAGSESVPTLQGEDQRGKTTGYIYSEGSPVGYFSLSDACRSGVQEAIAQLKSLGIKTAMLTGDCESAAMQAQEQLGNALELVHAELLPEDKVKIISGFKTEVPTAMIGDGVNDAPALAKADIGISMGISGSALASETSNIILMSNDIRKVPEAIKLARKSRRKVIENIILSVITKAAIVCLAIAGHPIVWAAVLVDVGTCLLVILNSMLILKKGHKHGGKCCRSSTHKHVHKKGCGGGNSPHHHHHHGHKHKHQHQHLHQHDSHEHCCSDKAKKISQPQKCASKTCSSNSPPRPSSLSLGRSVKHLNISEGHVQCAENDEKEIQQSAQHCHLIHHCENLKDHGIQHKKSGCDSDSKKHGSGEISIDIDGHVHSASKHGCSTLKEETKGSCCGNRSDTYHKWPTEIGCDCEGLNEREVSACCRNVGSLKESLESSIMQHACISLNKR from the exons TTAAGGTTCTGAATCAAGCAAGGCTAGAAGCAAATGTTAGAGTGTATGGAAATGAAAAGCACCAAAAGAGATGGCCAAGACCATATTCAATTGCTTCTGGATTGCTTCTTTTGCTTTCGTTTCTCAAGTATGTCTACTCTCCATTAAAATTCCTGGCGCTTGGAGCAGTTGCTGTGGGCATATACCCAATCATCTTGAAATCTTTTGCTTCTCTACGAAACGCAATACTTGACATCAACATTCTCATGATCATAGCAG TAATTGGGACAATTGCTATGAATGATTATTTGGAAGCCGCCACCATTGTTTTCCTATTCTCAATTGCAGAATGGCTAGAGACAAGGGCAAGCTACAAG GCAAATGCAGTAATGTCATCATTGATGAACATAACTCCTCAAAAAGCAGTGATAGCTGAAACAGGAGAAGTTGTGGATGCTGATGAGGTGAAATTTAACACCATCATTGCAGTTAAAGCAGGGGAGGTGATACCCATTGATGGGGTTGTTTCAGATGGAAACTGTGAAGTTGATGAAAAAAATTTGACTGGGGAATCATTCCCAGTAGCCAAACAAAAGGATTCTACTGTCTGGGCTGGCACCATCAATTTAAATG AAGATTGTGTGGTGGCTAAAATGGCAAAGCTTGTGGAAGATGCTCAGAACAGTAAAACCAGCACTCAAAGATTGATTGACAAATTTGCCAAGTTTTATACCCCAG CTGTTGTCGCCATATCAACTCTTGCGGCGGTGATTCCACTAGTGTTGAAAGTACATAATGAGAAGCACTGGCTTCACTTTGCACTGGTGATCTTAGTGAGTGCATGCCCATGTGCACTTGTCCTTTCAACACCAGTTGCAACGTTTTGTGCCTACACTAAAGCAGCTACATCCGGTCTTCTCATCAAAGGGGGTGAAAATCTTGAAACACTGGCAAAAATTAAGATCATGGCTTTTGACAAAACTGGCACTATAACAAAGGGTGAATTTGTGGTGACAAGTTTTCAATCCCTCTCAAAGGACATTGATTTGAGCACGTTGCTTTACTG GGTGTCAAGCATTGAGAGCAAGTCAAGCCATCCATTGGCTGAAGCAGTGGTTGATTATGGAAAGTCTTTCTCTATTGAACCAAAGCCAGAAAAGGTGACtgaatttgaaaattttccTGGAGAAGGAATCTGTGGGAAAATTGATGAGAGTGTTTTTTTCATTGGTAACAAAAAAATTGCCACAAGAGCAGGGTCTGAATCAG TTCCGACGTTACAAGGTGAAGATCAAAGAGGAAAGACCACCGGGTACATATACTCCGAAGGGAGCCCAGTTGGATATTTTTCTCTATCGGATGCTTGTCGATCAGGGGTTCAGGAAGCAATAGCGCAGCTTAAGTCATTGGGAATCAAAACCGCTATGCTCACCGGGGATTGTGAATCAGCCGCAATGCAAGCACAGGAGCAG CTTGGAAATGCTCTGGAGTTAGTCCATGCAGAACTTTTGCCAGAGGACAAGGTGAAAATCATCTCAGGGTTTAAAACTGAAGTCCCAACAGCCATGATTGGAGATGGTGTTAATGACGCACCTGCATTGGCTAAAGCTGATATAGGAATCTCAATGGGAATTTCAGGTTCTGCACTGGCAAGTGAGACAAGCAATATAATTCTCATGTCAAATGATATTAGGAAGGTGCCAGAAGCCATTAAGCTCGCGAGAAAATCTCGGAGGAAAGTGATAGAAAATATCATCTTGTCTGTCATTACGAAGGCTGCGATTGTCTGTTTGGCCATTGCTGGCCATCCAATTGTTTGGGCTGCAGTTCTTGTTGATGTTGGAACATGTCTCTTGGTTATCTTAAACAGCATGTTGATTCTGAAGAAAGGACACAAACATGGAGGAAAATGTTGTAGATCTTCAACTCATAAACATGTCCACAAAAAAGGATGTGGTGGTGGCAATTCccctcatcatcaccatcatcacggGCATAAGCACAAACATCAACATCAGCATCTGCATCAACATGATAGCCATGAGCATTGTTGCTCAGACAAAGCAAAAAAGATATCTCAGCCTCAGAAGTGTGCCTCCAAGACATGCTCCTCTAATAGTCCACCCCGCCCTTCAAGTTTGAGTCTAGGCAGAAGTGTTAAGCATCTTAATATCTCAGAGGGTCATGTCCAATGTGCtgaaaatgatgaaaaagaaaTCCAACAGTCTGCTCAACATTGTCACTTGATCCATCATTGTGAAAATCTGAAAGACCATGGCATTCAGCATAAAAAATCAGGTTGTGATTCTGATTCTAAGAAGCACGGGTCAGGTGAAATATCCATTGACATCGATGGACATGTCCATTCAGCCTCCAAGCATGGCTGTTCAACTTTGAAAGAGGAAACAAAAGGTTCTTGTTGTGGAAACCGCTCGGACACATATCACAAATGGCCTACTGAAATTGGCTGTGACTGTGAGGGTTTAAATGAGAGAGAAGTGAGTGCTTGTTGCAGAAATGTGGGGTCTTTGAAAGAATCTTTGGAATCCTCTATTATGCAGCATGCTTGTATTAGTTTGAACAAGAGATAA